TGGGTCTGGTTGACGCCATCCCAATGATCGCTGTTGGTCTGGGCCTGTACGTGATGTTTGCTGTCGCGTAAGTAGAGTTTTCTCTACTGTGAAACTACACCAAACTATTAACTTTGAAAGAGGCATTGTGCTGTGAATCTTAACGCAACAATCCTCGGCCAGGCCATCGCGTTTGTCCTGTTTGTCCTGTTTTGTATGAAGTACATATGGCCGCCGATCATGGCTGCCATTGAGAAGCGTCAAAAAGAAATTGCTGACGGTCTCTCTTCTGCAGAGCGTGCCAAAAAAGATTTGGACTTAGCGCAAGCCAATGCGACCGACCAACTGAAGAAAGCGAAAGCAGAAGCACAGGTGATCATTGAGCAGGCAAGTAAACGCAAAGCTCAGATCCTTGATGAAGCTAAAGCAGAAGCTGAACAGGAACGTAACAAAATCGTGGCGCAAGCGCAGGCAGAGATCGACGCCGAACGTAAGCGCGCTCGTGAAGAGTTGCGTAAGCAAGTCGCGATGTTGGCTATAGCTGGCGCCGAGAAGATCATCGAACGTTCCGTGGATGAAGCTGCTAACAGCGACATCGTTGATAAACTGGTCGCTGAACTGTAAGGAGGGAGGGGCTGATGTCTGAATTTGTAACTGTAGCTCGCCCCTACGCCAAAGCAGCTTTTGACTTTGCTGTTGAGCACCAAGCGGTGGATCGTTGGCAGAATATGCTAGCGTTTACTGCCCAAGTGACTCGCAATGAACAAATCGCTGAATTGCTTTCCGGTGCGGTAGCACCAGAAACAATGTCTAAGACGTTTATTGCAGTTTGTGGTGATCAGCTCGATGAACCCGCACAGAACTTCATTCGAGTTATGGCGGAGAATGGCCGTTTACTGGTTCTTCCTGAGGTGTTGCAGCAGTTTATTCAACTGCGTGCCTCGCTGGAGTCAACCGTCGACGTTGAAGTGAGCTCAGCGAGCCCACTGAATGACGAACAGCTGGCTAAAATTGCCGCTGCGATGGAAAAACGTCTGTCACGCAAAGTTAAGCTGAATTGCAAAATTGATAAGTCTGTAATGGCCGGCGTAGTAATACGTGCAGGCGATATGGTGATAGATGGCAGCGTTCGCGGTCGTCTAGAACGCCTGGCGGACGTCTTGCAGTCTTAAGGGGACTGGAGCATATGCAACTGAATTCCACCGAAATCAGCGAACTGATCAAGCAGCGCATTGCTCAGTTCAATGTAGTGAGCGAAGCTCACAATGAAGGTACTATTGTTTCCGTCAGTGACGGGATCATCCGCGTACACGGTCTGGCCGACGTTATGCAGGGCGAGATGATCGCACTGCCAGGCAACCGTTATGCAATCGCACTGAACTTGGAGCGTGACTCCGTTGGTGCAGTCGTTATGGGTCCGTACGCCGATCTTGCCGAAGGCATGAAGGTTAAATGTACTGGCCGTATCCTAGAAGTTCCAGTCGGTCGTGGCTTGTTGGGTCGCGTCGTCAATACTCTGGGTGAACCTGTTGATGGTAAAGGTCCGGTAGAAAACGACGGCTTCTCAGCTGTTGAAGCTATCGCACCTGGCGTTATCGAACGTCAGTCCGTTGATGAGCCTGTCCAGACTGGCTATAAGTCAGTCGATGCCATGATCCCAATTGGTCGTGGTCAGCGTGAATTGATCATCGGTGACCGTCAGACAGGTAAAACTGCACTGGCGATTGATGCGATCATCAATCAGCGCGATTCCGGCATCAAGTGTGTGTATGTTGCTATCGGTCAGAAAGCCTCTACAGTTTCCAACGTAGTACGTAAACTGGAAGAGCATGGCGCATTGGCTAACACCATTGTGGTTGTTGCGACGGCTTCTGAATCAGCAGCATTACAATACTTGGCACCGTATTCCGGTTGTGCCATGGGTGAATACTTCCGTGATCGTGGTGAAGACGCTCTGATTATTTATGACGACCTGTCTAAACAGGCTGTTGCATATCGTCAAATCTCCTTGCTGCTTCGTCGTCCACCAGGTCGTGAAGCTTATCCTGGCGACGTATTCTATCTCCACTCCCGTTTGCTGGAACGTGCTGCGCGTGTTAACGCTGAATACGTTGAAGCCTTTACCAAGGGTGAAGTGAAAGGTAAAACCGGTTCTTTGACCGCTCTGCCAATCATTGAAACTCAAGCAGGGGACGTTTCCGCGTTCGTTCCGACCAACGTAATTTCGATTACCGATGGTCAGATCTTCTTGGAATCTAGCTTGTTTAACGCCGGTATTCGTCCTGCGGTTAACCCAGGTATCTCCGTATCCCGTGTGGGTGGTGCAGCGCAAACCAAGATCATGAAAAAACTGTCCGGTGGTATTCGTACCGCTCTGGCACAGTATCGTGAACTTGCTGCGTTCTCCCAGTTCGCATCCGATTTGGATGATGCAACACGTAAACAGCTGAGCCATGGTCAGAAAGTGACCGAGCTTCTGAAACAGAAACAGTATGCGCCAATGTCTGTCGCGCAGCAGTCTCTGGTTCTGTTCGCGGCTGAACGTGGTTATCTGGGTGATATCGAGTTGGCGAAGGTAGGTAGCTTTGAAGCTGCGCTGTTGGCATTTGCTGACCGTGAGCATGCCGAGCTTCTGCAACAAATCAACCAAACTGGCGCGTATAACGATGAGATCGAGGCCAAGCTGAAAGGCATCCTTGATACATTTAAGGCAACCCAGTCCTGGTAACGCTATGCGGCCCTGCTTTTCATTAGGAAAGCAGGCCGTCTGGCAATGAGGAGAAGCAGAAATGGCCGGCGCAAAAGAGATACGTTCCAAGATCGCCAGCGTGCAAAACACGCAAAAGATCACCAAAGCCATGGAGATGGTCGCCGCCTCCAAAATGCGTAAATCGCAGGAACGCATGGCGGCTAGCCGTCCTTATGCAGAAACTATGCGTAGTGTGATTGGTCACCTCGCGTTAGGTAATCTGGAATATAAACATCCGTACCTGGAAGAGCGCGACGTTAAGCGTGTTGGGTATCTGGTGGTTTCTACAGACCGTGGCTTATGCGGTGGTTTGAACATTAACCTGTTCAAAAAACTGTTGTCTGAGATGAAAGGTTGGTCTGAAAAAGGCGTTGAATGTGATTTAGCGCTGATCGGGTCAAAAGCAGCCTCTTTCTTTGGTTCCGTGGGCGGTAAGATCGTCGCTCAAGTCACTGGCATGGGGGATAACCCTTCTCTGTCAGAACTTATCGGGCCGGTGAAAGTGATGTTGCAAGCCTATGACGAAGGTCGTCTGGATAAACTGTATATCGTTAATAACAAGTTTATCAATACGATGTCTCAGGAACCACGGATCATGCAGCTACTACCTCTTCCGCCAGCGGAAGACGGTGAGCTGAAAAAGAAATCCTGGGATTATCTGTATGAACCCGATCCTAAAGCGCTGCTGGATACCCTCCTGCGCCGCTATGTAGAATCGCAAGTTTATCAGGGCGTCGTTGAAAACCTGGCCAGCGAGCAGGCCGCGCGAATGGTAGCGATGAAAGCCGCCACCGATAACGGCGGTAGCCTGATCAAAGAGCTGCAGTTGGTTTACAACAAGGCTCGTCAGGCCAGCATCACTCAGGAACTCACCGAAATCGTCGGGGGAGCCTCCGCGGTTTAACCAGGTTATTACCCTAAATAGGTCAGATTGTAGCGTGGCAGTCGATGCTACAGCAGTTTGAAATATGAGGGGTAAACGTATTACGTAGAGGATTCAAGATGGCTACTGGAAAGATTATCCAGGTAATCGGCGCCGTAGTGGACGTCGAATTCCCCCAAGACGCTGTACCAAAAGTGTACAACGCCCTTGAGGTTGAAGGCACGGCTGAAAAGCTAGTGCTGGAAGTTCAGCAACAGCTGGGCGGTGGTGTTGTTCGTTGTATCGCAATGGGCTCGTCCGATGGTTTGAGCCGTGGGTTGAAAGTCATCAACCTGGAACACCCAATTGAAGTGCCAGTTGGCAAATCAACACTGGGCCGTATCATGAACGTATTGGGTGACCCAATCGACATGAAAGGTCCAATCGGTGAAGAAGAGCGTTGGGCAATCCACCGTGAAGCGCCTTCTTACGAAGAGCTTGCCAGCTCGCAAGATCTGTTAGAAACCGGCATCAAGGTAATGGATCTGATTTGTCCGTTCGCTAAGGGCGGTAAAGTCGGTCTGTTCGGTGGTGCGGGTGTAGGTAAAACAGTAAACATGATGGAGCTGATTCGTAACATTGCGATTGAGCACTCAGGTTACTCTGTATTTGCCGGCGTGGGTGAACGTACTCGTGAGGGTAACGACTTCTACCACGAGATGACTGACTCCAACGTTTTGGACAAAGTATCCTTGGTTTATGGCCAGATGAATGAGCCACCAGGTAACCGTCTGCGCGTTGCACTGACTGGCTTGACCATGGCGGAGAAATTCCGTGATGAAGGCCGTGACGTACTGTTGTTCATCGATAACATCTATCGTTATACCTTGGCTGGTACAGAAGTATCTGCACTGCTGGGTCGTATGCCATCTGCGGTAGGCTATCAGCCAACGCTGGCAGAAGAGATGGGTGTGTTGCAGGAGCGTATTACGTCCACTAAGACGGGTTCAATCACTTCCGTACAGGCCGTTTACGTACCTGCGGATGACTTGACTGACCCATCACCAGCAACCACCTTTGCTCACTTGGATGCAACCGTTGTTCTGAGTCGTCAAATCGCCTCTTTGGGTATTTACCCAGCGGTTGACCCACTTGACTCTACTAGCCGTCAGCTCGATCCGCTGATTGTTGGTCAGGAGCACTACGATGTAGCGCGTGGCGTGCAGTCAATTCTGCAACGTTACCAAGAGCTGAAAGATATCATCGCGATCTTGGGTATGGACGAGTTGTCAGAAGATGACAAACTGGTTGTATCCCGTGCGCGTAAAATTCAGCGCTTCCTGTCTCAACCGTTCTTCGTGGCAGAAGTCTTTACCGGTTCACCGGGCAAGTTCGTTTCGCTGAAAGACACCATTCGTGGTTTCAAAGGCATCATGAACGGCGACTACGACCACTTGCCGGAGCAGGCGTTCTACATGGTTGGCACCATTGAAGAAGCAGTGGAAAAAGCCAAGAAACTGTAACGCTGTTGACTGGAGGGTGACATGGCTGCAATGACTTACCATCTGGATGTTGTGAGCGCAGAGAAGAAAATGTTCTCTGGTGTGGTACAAAAAATTCAGGTGACGGGTAGTGAAGGTGAACTGGGAATTTTCCCTGGTCATGCCCCACTGCTCACTGCCATTAAGCCTGGCATGATACGTATCGTTAAGCAGTTCGGTGAGGAAGAGTTTATTTATCTTTCTGGCGGCATCCTTGAGGTGCAACCGAGCGTTGTGATCGTATTGGCTGACACTGCTATTCGTGGGCAGGATTTGGACGAAGCTAAGGCGCTAGAATCTAAGCGCAAAGCAGAAGCCCATATCAGTAACTCTCATGGTGATGTCGACTATGCTCAGGCATCTGCTGAATTGGCGAAGGCGATTGCGAAATTACGCGTAATCGAGTTGACCAGGAAAGCGATGTAATTTTATATCATGCGGTTCGTTAGTGAATTCTAATTGATAACGCATTGAATTATAAAATTATTATAGATATGACAATAGAATGCCAGTCAGGTTACCTGATTGGCATTTTTTTTATCTTTACTCTGCCATCTCGGCTGTTCATCCTCCAATCGATGGCATGATGATCTCCACGTCATTACCTATGCTGTGATTAACAAATCCTAAGCTAAACTAAAACAGTTTCTTTCTGAAAATTCTTGTTTCTTCCCGTAAAATAAGTGGTTAATAGCCTGAATAAGTGAATGTATTTTGACTAAAATAGGTCTGAAAACGTCGCTGATCGCAGACACTTTTTAGCACATTTTTTCGTTACGGGGTCAGTCGCTACAACCCTTTAACCATGCGGGTTCGGCCCATTTTTCGTTGAGAAATATGTAGTAATTATTTCGCCAAACAGGTTTACTTCCGTCTATTAAATTGGAGTTATCAGGTTGCTTATGTCTAACAGCTCAATGAGTGTAGTCATCCTTGCCGCAGGTAAGGGGACTCGTATGTATTCCGACCTTCCTAAGGTGTTACACCCATTGGCAGGCAAGCCGATGGTTCAGCATGTTATTGATGCCGCCATGAAGTTGGGGGCGAAAAATGTCCATTTAGTTTATGGGCATGGTGGCGATTTGCTGAAAAATACGCTGACTGATCCATCCTTGAATTGGGTTTTACAGGCAGAGCAGCTTGGTACAGGGCATGCGATGCAACAAGCTGCGCCGCATTTTGCCGACGATGAAGATGTGCTGATGCTTTACGGCGACGTGCCTTTGATCTCAGTTGATACCCTGCAACGTTTGCTGGCGGCTAAACCGCAAGGTGGGATTGGCTTGCTGACAGTGAAGCTGGATGACCCAAGTGGTTATGGCCGTATTGTGCGCGAACAGGGTGATGTGGTGGGGATTGTTGAGCATAAAGATGCCAGCGATGCGCAGCGCGAGATAAATGAAATCAACACTGGGATACTGGTCGCGAATGGGCGTGATTTAAAACGTTGGTTGTCGCTGCTGGATAACAACAATGCACAGGGCGAGTTTTATATCACGGATATTATCGCTCTAGCTCATGCTGACGGTAAGAAGATTGCGACCGTTCATCCTACTCGCCTCAGTGAGGTGGAAGGGGTCAATAACCGCCTCCAACTGGCGGCTCTTGAGCGAGTATTTCAATCCGAGCAAGCAGAAAGACTGTTGTTAGCCGGCGTTATGTTACTGGATCCTGCCCGCTTTGATTTGCGCGGAGAATTAACACATGGGCGCGATATTACTATCGATACCAATGTCATCATTGAAGGCCATGTGATTTTAGGTGACCGCGTACGTATCGGTACGGGATGTGTGCTGAAAAATTGTGTTATTGGCGATGATTCAGAAATCAGTCCCTACACGGTTGTAGAAGATTCCCGTTTGGATGCGGCTTGTACCGTTGGCCCATTTGCTCGCTTGCGTCCTGGCGCAGAGTTAGCAGAAGGCGCGCACGTCGGTAACTTTGTCGAAATCAAGAAAACCCGCTTGGGCAAAGGCTCGAAGGCGGGTCACCTCTCCTATTTAGGCGATGCTGAAATTGGTTCTGGCGTAAATATTGGCGCAGGAACTATAACTTGCAACTATGATGGAGCTAATAAGTTTAAAACAATTATTGGCGATAATGTCTTTGTTGGCTCCGATACTCAACTGGTGGCTCCCGTCACGGTAGCGGATGGCGCCACTATTGCTGCAGGTACGACCGTGACCCGTGATATCGCTGAAGATGAGTTAGTGCTCAGTCGTATCAAGCAGGTCCACGTGCAGGGTTGGCAGCGGCCGGTAAAGAAAAAATAAGCGATTAAAATACGCCCCTTCAAGGTGATTGATGATGCTTTGAAGGGATGTTTTGCCCTGTATTTTTGGACTCAATATTTCAACCGAGAATACAGCACAAAACATAATAATCCCCAACTCTACAGGCTCGGGGAACCCGGAAAATCCGGATCAATCAGGTCACTGACATCGACAAGGTTCGAAAAGAACCTTACATAGGAATAAAACAGATGTGTGGAATAGTTGGCGCAGTAGCGCAACGTGATATCGCTGAGATTCTGATCGAAGGTTTACGTCGTCTTGAATACCGTGGCTACGACTCTGCGGGTTTAGCCGTGGTAGATGCCGAAGGTAACATGACCCGCCTACGTCGGGTGGGCAAAGTTCAGGCACTGTCTGACGCAGCTGAAAGTCAGGATTTGCACGGTGGTACTGGGATTGCACATACCCGCTGGGCGACTCATGGTGAGCCATCAGAGGCGAATGCGCACCCTCATGTTTCTGACTATATCTCCGTTGTTCACAACGGCATTATTGAAAACCACGAACCTTTACGTGAGTTATTGATTGGTCGTGGTTACCGTTTCAGCTCTGAAACTGACACTGAAGTTATTGCTCACCTCGTGCATTGGGAGCTACAACAAGGTGGTTCATTGCTGGAAGTGGTTAAGCGTGTGATCCCGCAATTGCGTGGTGCTTATGGCACTGTGGTAATGGATAGCCGTGATCCAAGTCGTTTAGTGGCTGCTCGTTCAGGCAGCCCATTGGTTATTGGTTGTGGCGTGGGTGAAAACTTTATTGCCTCAGACCAATTGGCTCTGCTGCCAGTGACCCGTCGCTTTATCTTCCTTGAAGAAGGCGATGTGGTTGAAGTCACTCGTCGTAGCATTGAAATTTTTGATAAGCAGGGTAACGCCATCGAGCGCCCTGAAATTGAATCTCAAGTGCAATACGATGCTGGCGATAAAGGTGTTTACCGTCATTACATGCAGAAAGAGATTTATGAGCAGCCAATGGCGATTAAAAACACGCTGGAAGGCCGCTTAAATCATGGCGCGATTGATTTGTCTGAGCTTGGCCCAAAAGCCGACGCTTTGCTGGCTAATGTGCAGCACATTCAAATCATTGCCTGTGGGACGTCTTACAACTCAGGCATGGTTTCCCGCTACTGGTTTGAATCTTTAGCTGGTGTGCCTTGTGATGTGGAAATTGCGTCTGAATTCCGTTACCGCAAATCTGCTGTGCGCCCTAACAGCTTGCTGATTACTTTATCTCAATCGGGTGAAACTGCGGATACTTTGGCTGCGCTACGTTTATCCAAAGAATTGGGGTATTTAGGTTCGCTGGCGATTTGTAACGTAGCTGGTTCCTCATTGGTACGTGAGTCAGATTTAGCGTTAATGACTAAAGCCGGTACTGAAATTGGCGTGGCGTCCACCAAAGCGTTCACCACTCAGTTGACCGTTTTACTGATGCTGGTGGGGCGTATTGGTAAGCTGAAAGGCGCTGATGACAGCCTAGAACATGAAATCGTTCATGCGTTACAGGCATTACCTGCACGTATAGAGCAGATGCTGTCTTTGGATAAAACCATTGAAGCATTGGCTGAAGGTTTCTCTGATAAGCACAATGCATTGTTCCTTGGCCGTGGCGATCAATACCCGATTGCAATGGAAGGGGCGCTGAAGCTGAAAGAAATCTCTTATATTCATGCGGAAGCTTACGCTGCTGGTGAACTGAAGCATGGTCCGTTGGCACTGATTGATGCTGATATGCCGGTCATCGTCGTTGCGCCAAACAATGAATTGTTAGAAAAACTGAAATCTAACATTGAGGAAGTACGCGCTCGTGGTGGCTTACTGTATGTGTTTGCCGATCAAGATGCTGGTTTTGCCGACAGTGAAGGCATGAAAATCATTCAGTTGCCGCATGTTGAAGAGATCATTGCCCCTATCTTCTACACCGTACCACTACAGTTATTGTCTTATCACGTCGCCTTGATTAAAGGCACTGACGTCGATCAGCCACGTAACTTGGCAAAATCCGTCACGGTTGAATAATCTGAAACTGAACCCGCATCAATCTCACTAAGCCGGCAAATGCCGGCTTTTTTCTTAATTGCTTCGTAGTGAACTGTCATTTTTGGCTTAAAAATAAACAATGAATACGGCGTGATTGAGGCGATAAATGAAAGTTTTTGCGAATAAAAAGAGAAAAAAAACGGCCTAAATTCGTATCAATTACATGATAAATAAACACTTTATTTATCGTTTAATGCACTGTCATATAACTGTAATATTGCGTACATTTTTCTGTCATTAAACTGTCCTATTTTCCCTCCTGCACCATACTTAATCTGATGAAAACAATTTATACACTTTGTACTTTAAGCATCAGGGTTGTTAGCTACGTTCACTCACCCGAATCACTTACACCAGTAAGCACATCGGGATTCGTTCGCTGCCTGCCTGCTGCTCCAAGTTCTTCGGTATAGAGTTAATTCTAATATCCCATTAGGAGGGATTATGAAACTGATGCGTACCACCGTAGCCAGCATTGTGGCAGCGACTTTATCTATGACAACCGTGTCCGCGTTCGCTGCTGCAAGCCTGACAGGTGCAGGTGCGACATTCCCCGCGCCGGTGTATGCCAAGTGGGCAGATTCTTATCAGAAAGAAACAGGTAACAAAGTTAACTATCAGGGGATCGGTTCTTCAGGTGGCGTAAAACAAATTATCGCCAACACTGTTGACTTCGGTGCCTCTGATGCGCCATTAGCAGACGAAAAACTGGCTGCTGACGGTTTGTTCCAATTCCCAACGGTGATTGGCGGCGTTGTCTTAGCCGTTAATATCCCCGGCATTAAATCTGGTGAACTGACGTTAGACGGTAAAACACTGGGTGATATTTATCTGGGCAATGTTAAAAAGTGGAATGATCCTGCGATTGTTAAACTGAATCCTGGTGTTAATTTACCGGATCAAAATATCGCAGTGGTGCGTCGTGCTGATGGTTCTGGCACTTCATTCGTTTTCACCAGCTATCTGGCGAAAGTGAACGCAGAATGGAAAGAAAAGATCGGTGCTGGTTCAACAGTTAACTGGCCAACAGGTTTGGGCGGCAAAGGTAACGACGGCATCGCCGCATTCGTTCAACGTCTGCCGGGTTCCATTGGTTATGTAGAATAC
The window above is part of the Yersinia massiliensis genome. Proteins encoded here:
- the atpF gene encoding F0F1 ATP synthase subunit B, whose product is MNLNATILGQAIAFVLFVLFCMKYIWPPIMAAIEKRQKEIADGLSSAERAKKDLDLAQANATDQLKKAKAEAQVIIEQASKRKAQILDEAKAEAEQERNKIVAQAQAEIDAERKRAREELRKQVAMLAIAGAEKIIERSVDEAANSDIVDKLVAEL
- the atpH gene encoding F0F1 ATP synthase subunit delta, giving the protein MSEFVTVARPYAKAAFDFAVEHQAVDRWQNMLAFTAQVTRNEQIAELLSGAVAPETMSKTFIAVCGDQLDEPAQNFIRVMAENGRLLVLPEVLQQFIQLRASLESTVDVEVSSASPLNDEQLAKIAAAMEKRLSRKVKLNCKIDKSVMAGVVIRAGDMVIDGSVRGRLERLADVLQS
- the atpA gene encoding F0F1 ATP synthase subunit alpha gives rise to the protein MQLNSTEISELIKQRIAQFNVVSEAHNEGTIVSVSDGIIRVHGLADVMQGEMIALPGNRYAIALNLERDSVGAVVMGPYADLAEGMKVKCTGRILEVPVGRGLLGRVVNTLGEPVDGKGPVENDGFSAVEAIAPGVIERQSVDEPVQTGYKSVDAMIPIGRGQRELIIGDRQTGKTALAIDAIINQRDSGIKCVYVAIGQKASTVSNVVRKLEEHGALANTIVVVATASESAALQYLAPYSGCAMGEYFRDRGEDALIIYDDLSKQAVAYRQISLLLRRPPGREAYPGDVFYLHSRLLERAARVNAEYVEAFTKGEVKGKTGSLTALPIIETQAGDVSAFVPTNVISITDGQIFLESSLFNAGIRPAVNPGISVSRVGGAAQTKIMKKLSGGIRTALAQYRELAAFSQFASDLDDATRKQLSHGQKVTELLKQKQYAPMSVAQQSLVLFAAERGYLGDIELAKVGSFEAALLAFADREHAELLQQINQTGAYNDEIEAKLKGILDTFKATQSW
- the atpG gene encoding F0F1 ATP synthase subunit gamma, coding for MAGAKEIRSKIASVQNTQKITKAMEMVAASKMRKSQERMAASRPYAETMRSVIGHLALGNLEYKHPYLEERDVKRVGYLVVSTDRGLCGGLNINLFKKLLSEMKGWSEKGVECDLALIGSKAASFFGSVGGKIVAQVTGMGDNPSLSELIGPVKVMLQAYDEGRLDKLYIVNNKFINTMSQEPRIMQLLPLPPAEDGELKKKSWDYLYEPDPKALLDTLLRRYVESQVYQGVVENLASEQAARMVAMKAATDNGGSLIKELQLVYNKARQASITQELTEIVGGASAV
- the atpD gene encoding F0F1 ATP synthase subunit beta; protein product: MATGKIIQVIGAVVDVEFPQDAVPKVYNALEVEGTAEKLVLEVQQQLGGGVVRCIAMGSSDGLSRGLKVINLEHPIEVPVGKSTLGRIMNVLGDPIDMKGPIGEEERWAIHREAPSYEELASSQDLLETGIKVMDLICPFAKGGKVGLFGGAGVGKTVNMMELIRNIAIEHSGYSVFAGVGERTREGNDFYHEMTDSNVLDKVSLVYGQMNEPPGNRLRVALTGLTMAEKFRDEGRDVLLFIDNIYRYTLAGTEVSALLGRMPSAVGYQPTLAEEMGVLQERITSTKTGSITSVQAVYVPADDLTDPSPATTFAHLDATVVLSRQIASLGIYPAVDPLDSTSRQLDPLIVGQEHYDVARGVQSILQRYQELKDIIAILGMDELSEDDKLVVSRARKIQRFLSQPFFVAEVFTGSPGKFVSLKDTIRGFKGIMNGDYDHLPEQAFYMVGTIEEAVEKAKKL
- a CDS encoding F0F1 ATP synthase subunit epsilon, encoding MAAMTYHLDVVSAEKKMFSGVVQKIQVTGSEGELGIFPGHAPLLTAIKPGMIRIVKQFGEEEFIYLSGGILEVQPSVVIVLADTAIRGQDLDEAKALESKRKAEAHISNSHGDVDYAQASAELAKAIAKLRVIELTRKAM
- the glmU gene encoding bifunctional UDP-N-acetylglucosamine diphosphorylase/glucosamine-1-phosphate N-acetyltransferase GlmU, yielding MSNSSMSVVILAAGKGTRMYSDLPKVLHPLAGKPMVQHVIDAAMKLGAKNVHLVYGHGGDLLKNTLTDPSLNWVLQAEQLGTGHAMQQAAPHFADDEDVLMLYGDVPLISVDTLQRLLAAKPQGGIGLLTVKLDDPSGYGRIVREQGDVVGIVEHKDASDAQREINEINTGILVANGRDLKRWLSLLDNNNAQGEFYITDIIALAHADGKKIATVHPTRLSEVEGVNNRLQLAALERVFQSEQAERLLLAGVMLLDPARFDLRGELTHGRDITIDTNVIIEGHVILGDRVRIGTGCVLKNCVIGDDSEISPYTVVEDSRLDAACTVGPFARLRPGAELAEGAHVGNFVEIKKTRLGKGSKAGHLSYLGDAEIGSGVNIGAGTITCNYDGANKFKTIIGDNVFVGSDTQLVAPVTVADGATIAAGTTVTRDIAEDELVLSRIKQVHVQGWQRPVKKK
- the glmS gene encoding glutamine--fructose-6-phosphate transaminase (isomerizing); translation: MCGIVGAVAQRDIAEILIEGLRRLEYRGYDSAGLAVVDAEGNMTRLRRVGKVQALSDAAESQDLHGGTGIAHTRWATHGEPSEANAHPHVSDYISVVHNGIIENHEPLRELLIGRGYRFSSETDTEVIAHLVHWELQQGGSLLEVVKRVIPQLRGAYGTVVMDSRDPSRLVAARSGSPLVIGCGVGENFIASDQLALLPVTRRFIFLEEGDVVEVTRRSIEIFDKQGNAIERPEIESQVQYDAGDKGVYRHYMQKEIYEQPMAIKNTLEGRLNHGAIDLSELGPKADALLANVQHIQIIACGTSYNSGMVSRYWFESLAGVPCDVEIASEFRYRKSAVRPNSLLITLSQSGETADTLAALRLSKELGYLGSLAICNVAGSSLVRESDLALMTKAGTEIGVASTKAFTTQLTVLLMLVGRIGKLKGADDSLEHEIVHALQALPARIEQMLSLDKTIEALAEGFSDKHNALFLGRGDQYPIAMEGALKLKEISYIHAEAYAAGELKHGPLALIDADMPVIVVAPNNELLEKLKSNIEEVRARGGLLYVFADQDAGFADSEGMKIIQLPHVEEIIAPIFYTVPLQLLSYHVALIKGTDVDQPRNLAKSVTVE
- the pstS gene encoding phosphate ABC transporter substrate-binding protein PstS; amino-acid sequence: MKLMRTTVASIVAATLSMTTVSAFAAASLTGAGATFPAPVYAKWADSYQKETGNKVNYQGIGSSGGVKQIIANTVDFGASDAPLADEKLAADGLFQFPTVIGGVVLAVNIPGIKSGELTLDGKTLGDIYLGNVKKWNDPAIVKLNPGVNLPDQNIAVVRRADGSGTSFVFTSYLAKVNAEWKEKIGAGSTVNWPTGLGGKGNDGIAAFVQRLPGSIGYVEYAYAKQNNLAYTKLVSADGKPVSPTEQSFSAAAKGVDWSKTFAQDLTNQKGDDVWPITSTTFILVHKEQKDAAKGTEVLKFFDWAYKNGAQQANALDYATLPAEVVEQIRAAWKTQVKDSSGKPLF